One Deltaproteobacteria bacterium genomic window carries:
- a CDS encoding lactate utilization protein yields MEHPIDHYWQLRLTALKEALENNNFEVFIADNAVDAGHLVLEKILPKISPRRISWGGSMTFIATGLYDALKGMPNLEVLDTFNKSLTPEDALELRRQSLLTDLFITGTNAVTETGELVNLDMTGNRVAAITFGPRHVVILVGRNKIASDLEAAMVRIKEYAAPANAMRLDKKAPCVKTSICEECKSPDRICNTWTITQKSFPKGRVKIVLINESLGL; encoded by the coding sequence ATGGAGCATCCGATTGATCATTACTGGCAGCTTCGTTTGACAGCCCTCAAGGAGGCATTGGAAAACAATAATTTCGAGGTGTTCATCGCAGACAATGCCGTTGATGCAGGCCATCTGGTCTTGGAAAAGATCCTTCCCAAAATAAGCCCCCGCCGTATCTCATGGGGAGGGTCCATGACCTTTATCGCCACCGGCCTCTATGACGCGCTGAAGGGGATGCCGAACCTGGAGGTCCTGGACACCTTCAACAAGTCCCTGACCCCGGAGGATGCCCTGGAGCTGCGAAGGCAGTCCCTCTTGACAGATCTCTTCATCACCGGAACCAATGCCGTAACAGAGACAGGGGAGCTGGTCAACCTGGATATGACCGGCAACCGTGTGGCCGCGATCACCTTCGGCCCCAGACATGTGGTAATCCTGGTCGGCAGGAACAAAATCGCTTCCGATCTGGAGGCGGCGATGGTACGGATCAAGGAATATGCCGCACCTGCCAATGCCATGCGGTTGGATAAGAAGGCGCCTTGCGTAAAAACATCTATTTGCGAGGAATGCAAATCCCCGGACCGCATTTGCAACACCTGGACCATTACCCAGAAGTCCTTCCCCAAAGGGAGGGTCAAGATCGTCTTGATCAATGAAAGCCTGGGACTCTGA
- a CDS encoding acyl-CoA dehydrogenase family protein — MEIIKYTEEHRIFREAVRRFFAKEVIPYTDEWEEAGRVPKSVWRKMGEQGFLCMDVPEEYGGLGADFLYSVILTEELGKTGNTGLAAPLHSDIVVPYITSFGSEELKKKYLPGCVSGELITAVAMTEPNTGSDLAAIRTTAVEDGDGIVINGQKTFISNGLNCGLVVLAARDPTIENPYQAIDLYLVEEGTPGFEKGKKIKKVGWHSQDTAELFFSDCRIPGTHRLGNKGGGFMILMEKLQQERLMCCIIAVTAAERMLEMTIQYCKERSAFGRPISKFQNTQFKIVEMATEIRLGRTFVDKLIVDHMEGANVVVNVSMAKYWTSEMAMRVADGCVQLHGGYGYCEEYPIARAWRDARVLSIFAGTSEIMKGIAAKFMGL, encoded by the coding sequence TTGGAAATAATTAAATATACAGAGGAACACCGGATTTTCAGGGAGGCGGTCAGGCGGTTTTTTGCCAAAGAGGTCATCCCCTATACCGACGAATGGGAAGAGGCCGGAAGGGTCCCCAAAAGCGTGTGGCGGAAGATGGGGGAGCAGGGGTTTCTCTGTATGGATGTGCCCGAGGAGTATGGCGGACTGGGGGCTGATTTTCTTTATTCGGTCATCCTGACCGAGGAATTGGGGAAAACGGGCAACACCGGATTGGCCGCGCCGCTTCACAGCGATATTGTGGTCCCCTACATCACCTCATTCGGCTCCGAAGAACTCAAGAAAAAATACCTTCCCGGATGCGTTTCCGGAGAGCTGATCACTGCCGTGGCCATGACCGAACCCAACACCGGAAGCGATCTGGCAGCCATCCGGACCACTGCCGTGGAAGATGGGGATGGAATCGTGATCAACGGCCAGAAGACCTTTATCAGCAATGGGCTGAATTGCGGGCTGGTGGTCCTGGCGGCCAGAGATCCAACGATCGAAAATCCCTATCAGGCCATTGATCTCTATCTGGTGGAGGAAGGCACCCCGGGGTTTGAAAAGGGAAAAAAGATTAAGAAAGTGGGATGGCACAGCCAGGACACGGCCGAACTTTTCTTCAGCGACTGTCGCATCCCCGGGACACACCGTCTGGGAAATAAGGGCGGCGGTTTCATGATACTGATGGAAAAGCTCCAGCAGGAGCGGCTCATGTGCTGTATTATCGCGGTCACCGCTGCCGAACGCATGCTGGAAATGACCATCCAATACTGCAAGGAGAGGAGCGCCTTCGGCCGCCCTATTTCAAAATTTCAGAATACCCAGTTCAAGATCGTTGAGATGGCCACCGAGATCCGGCTGGGCCGGACATTTGTGGACAAGCTGATCGTGGATCACATGGAAGGGGCCAATGTGGTGGTCAATGTATCCATGGCCAAATACTGGACCTCTGAAATGGCCATGCGTGTGGCCGACGGGTGTGTCCAGCTCCACGGGGGCTACGGATACTGTGAGGAATATCCGATCGCCCGGGCCTGGAGAGATGCCCGGGTGCTCTCCATCTTTGCCGGGACCAGCGAGATCATGAAGGGCATCGCCGCTAAATTCATGGGACTCTGA